The Carassius gibelio isolate Cgi1373 ecotype wild population from Czech Republic chromosome A24, carGib1.2-hapl.c, whole genome shotgun sequence genome window below encodes:
- the LOC127946136 gene encoding dnaJ homolog subfamily C member 13 isoform X3, with product MNVLKDNRDLACFYTTKHSWRGKYKRVFSVGTHGITTYNPSTLEVTNQWPYGDICGIAPVGKGQGTEFSLTFRKGSGKKSETLKFSTEHRTELLTEALRFRTDFSEGKITGRRYNCFKHHWSDARRSVCLEVTPGGIDQIDPQTNRVICSYDYRCVEGFAELSDYQGGFCVLYGGFGRLHLFASEHRDEIIRSAIEHAGNFIGITLRLRKDPLSFEGFLGERLGKYSSDECITSLTEFIVQKITPRHTEPVKRILALTETCLVERDPASYNIVTIKPFGEVFALICDADNPQVFTVEFIRGQIRKYCSTERDSLLASLLDSVRASGNRDVCVKMAPTHRGQRWGLLSMPVDEEVESLHLRFLAAPPNCNFADAVFRFNANISYSGVLHAVTQDGLFSENKEKLISNAVLALLSQDVELPGPNSELEAQFQALRRLVASKAGFQAFTQLPKFREKLGVKTVKALKRNQNGVTHAAIDMLCALMCPMHDDYDLRQEQLNKASLLSSKKFLENLLEKLISNVEHGSGALVISSLLDFLTFALCAPYSETTEGQQFDMLLEMVASDGRTLFKLFQHPSMAIVKGAGLIMKAIIEEGEKEISSKMQELALSEGALPRHLHTSMFTISSDQRMLTNRQLSRHLVGLWTAENPTALNLLKRILPTGLLAYLDSSDPVPEKDVDRMHIRDNVKIATDQFGRNKVPEWQRIAGKAAKEVEKFAKEKADVVLMHWRDKMGITQKESVNQKPVILRKRRQRIKIESNWELFYYKFQLDHARSNLIWNLKTREELRDALEAEMRSFGVDRELGSASIISWNHQEFEVKYECLSDEIKIGDYYLRLLLEEDENEESGAIKRSYEFFNELYHRFLLTPKVAMKCVCLQALSIVYGKCCEEIGPFADTKYIVGMLDRCTDKLERDRLILFLNKLILNKRNVKDVMDSNGVRILVDLLTLAHLHTNRATVPLQSNVLEASPDMKRESEKEWYFGNADKERRGPFGFEEMQEFWSAGTLTAKTRCWAQGMDGWRPLQSIPQLKWCLLAGGQAVMNETDLATLILNMLITMCSYFPSRDQDNAIIRPLPKVKRLISDNTCLPHIVQLLLTFDPILVEKVANLLYLVMQDNPNLQRLYLSGVFFFIMMYTGSNVLPVARFLKYTHLKQAFKSEEAKGLDIVQRSVLGSMLPEAMVCYLENYEAERFSEIFLGEFDTPEAIWSSEMRRLMIEKIAAHLADFSPRLQSNTRALYQYCPIPVVSFPQLDNELFCNIYYLRHLCDSTRFPDWPIRDPVKLLKDTLDAWKREVEKKPPSMSVDDAYEVLNLPKGQGQHEESKIRKAYFRLAQKYHPDKNPEGRDMFEKVNKAYEFLCTKSARIVDGPDPENIILILKAQSILFNRHKQDLEPYKYAGYPMLIKTITLETGDKQLFSKTSALLPAAAELAFHTVNCSALNAEELRRESGIEVLMEALSRCVSVLTASSRPEDMAVQVCGHVCRCYSVAAQFEECREKIVELPNIIRDVCHILYYSKGLPRLASLVVECVSSLAVDFFLQTHLYQAGVLWHLLASLFSYDYTLEESGVQASHDTNQQQVCNSLAKLSVVALGRLAGYSGARSPEESPAGELNGGGAAAHPPENPAIRKSLAAMLTPYISRRLGRSSPAEVLKLLNSNSENPYLIWNNGTRAELMEFLEEQQESSIKRGECDKSFGSEFLFSEHRKELIVGEIFVRVYNEQPLFPLEYPKAFASSLLDYVGSQAQYLHTLMAMTQTNKLESQQHAQRLRWAEMALEALRNVIKNNPGTETECIGHFKLLFSLLRVHGAGRVQQLALEVVNTVTVNQDCVVNIAESLVLPNLLVLLHSLPSSRQLVLETLYALTSNTKIITEAMNRGALIYLLDLFCNSTHPQVRTQTADLFSKMTSDKLVGPKVRLTLMRFLPGVFMDAMRDNPEAAVHIFEGTHENPELIWNDSSRETVSTSVREMMLEHFKQQKDNPDVSWKLPEDFSVPYGAGQGELAVGGVFLRIYIAQPGWVLRKPREFLVSLMDTLTTLLEKNNPNGEALETVTTAAVCLFSTQTQLADQVPPLGHLPRVLTALSHKNNAVPKSAIRLIHVLSDNELCVRSMAALDTIGPLMTGMKLRADMAALACEALNRMFQQEQTELVAQALRVDLVPYLLKLLEGVGLETLENQSATKAQIVKALKSMTRSLQFGEQVNEILSRSTVWSAFKDQKHDLFISDSQTAGYLTGPGVAGYLTAGSGSTVMPSVPPPVDNDTGDS from the exons GTACAAGCGTGTGTTCTCCGTGGGAACTCATGGCATCACCACATACAACCCCAGCACACTGGAAGTGACCAATCAG TGGCCTTACGGAGATATCTGTGGCATCGCTCCGGTCGGGAAAGGCCAGGGAACAGAGTTCAGCCTCACCTTCCGCAAGGGCAGCGGGAAGAAGTCCGAAACACTCAAGTTCTCCACGGAGCATCGCACAGAGCTGCTAACAGAAGCACTG AGATTCAGAACAGACTTCTCAGAGGGAAAAATCACTGGAAGA CGCTATAACTGCTTCAAGCACCACTGGAGCGACGCTCGGAGGAGTGTGTGTCTGGAGGTGACTCCGGGAGGCATCGATCAGATCGACCCTCAGACCAACCGTGTGATCTGCTCGTACGACTACCGCTGCGTGGAGGGCTTCGCCGAGCTCTCTGACTATCAGGGAGGCTTCTGTGTGCTGTATGGAGGCTTCGGCAGACTG catctGTTTGCGTCCGAGCACCGTGATGAGATCATTCGCAGTGCGATCGAACACGCTGGGAACTTCATCGGCATCACGCTGCGTCTGCGTAAGGATCCTCTGAGCTTCGAGGGCTTCCTCGGCGAGCGTCTGGGGAAGTACAGTTCGGACGAGTGCATCACCTCACTGACCGAGTTCATCGTGCAGAAGATCACGCCGCGGCACACG GAGCCTGTGAAGAGGATCCTAGCGCTCACAGAGACGTGTCTGGTGGAGCGAGACCCTGCCTCTTACAACATCGTCACCATCAAGCCCTTCGGAGAG gtgttcgCTCTGATCTGTGATGCAGACAATCCTCAGGTGTTCACTGTCGAGTTCATCCGTGGTCAGATACGCAAGTACTGCTCCACAGAAAG ggactCTCTGCTGGCGAGTCTGCTGGACAGCGTGCGTGCGTCGGGGAACAGGGACGTGTGTGTGAAGATGGCCCCCACACACAGGGGTCAGCGCTGGGGTCTGCTCAGTATGCCTGTGGATGAGGAGGTGGAGAGCCTGCACCTGCGCTTCCTCGCTGCTCCTCCCA ATTGTAATTTTGCAGATGCAGTGTTCAGATTTAACGCCAACATCTCTTACAGTGGAGTGTTACACGCCGTCACTCAGGAC GGTCTTTTCTCAGAGAACAAGGAGAAACTGATCAGTAATGCGGTCCTGGCGCTCTTATCTCAGGACGTGGAGCTGCCGGGGCCCAACTCTGAGCTGGAGGCACAGTTCCAGGCCCTCAGGCGTCTGGTGGCATCTAAAGCGGGCTTCCAGGCCTTCACACAGCTGCCCAA GTTTAGAGAGAAGCTGGGAGTGAAAACTGTTAAAGCACTGAAGAGAAACCAGAACGGTGTGACGCATGCAGCCATAGACATGCTGTGTGCTCTCATGTGT CCGATGCACGATGATTACGACCTGCGCCAGGAGCAGCTGAACAAAGCCTCTCTGCTCTCCTCCAAGAAGTTCCTGGAGAATCTGCTGGAGAAGCTGATCAGTAACGTG GAGCACGGCTCAGGAGCACTAGTGATCAGCTCACTTCTGGACTTCCTGACCTTTGCCCTCTGCGCTCCTTACAGCGAGACCACCGAGGGCCAGCAGTTCGACATGTTGCTGGAGATGGTGGCCTCCGACGGACGCACACTCTTCAAACTCTTCCAG CATCCCTCGATGGCCATCGTCAAAGGTGCGGGTCTGATCATGAAGGCCATCATCGAG GAGGGAGAGAAGGAGATCTCCAGTAAGATGCAGGAGCTGGCTCTGAGTGAAGGAGCTCTGCCCAGACACCTGCACACCTCCATGTTCACCATCAGCTCTGACCAGCGGATGCTCACCAACAG GCAGCTGAGTCGTCACCTGGTGGGTCTGTGGACGGCGGAAAACCCCACGGCCCTGAACCTGCTGAAGAGGATCCTG CCCACCGGTCTGCTGGCGTATCTGGACAGCTCTGACCCCGTGCCTGAGAAGGACGTGGACCGCATGCACATACGAGACAACGTGAAGATCGCCACG GACCAGTTTGGCAGGAATAAGGTCCCGGAGTGGCAGCGTATCGCAGGTAAAGCTGCTAAAGAGGTGGAGAAGTTCGCCAAAGAGAAGGCTGACGTGGTTCTGATGCACTGGAGAGATAAGATGGGCATCACTCAGAAGGAG AGTGTAAACCAGAAGCCGGTGATCCTGAGGAAGAGACGGCAGCGGATCAAGATCGAGTCCAACTGGGAGCTGTTCTACTACAA gttccAGCTGGATCACGCTCGCTCGAACCTGATCTGGAACCTGAAGACACGTGAGGAGCTGCGGGACGCTCTGGAGGCCGAGATGCGCTCCTTCGGTGTGGACCGAGAGCTGGGCAGCGCTAGCATCATCTCCTGGAACCACCAAGAGTTCGAG GTGAAGTACGAGTGTCTCTCTGACGAGATTAAGATCGGAGATTATTACCTGCGTCTGCTGCTGGAGGAGGATGAGAACGAGGAGTCTGGAGCCATCAAGAGATC ATACGAGTTCTTTAACGAGCTCTACCATCGCTTCCTGCTGACTCCTAAAGTGGCcatgaagtgtgtgtgtctgcaggcgCTCTCCATCGTCTACGGGAAGTGCTGCGAGGAGATCGGACCGTTCGCTGACACCAAGTACATCGTGGGCATGCTGGACCGG TGTACAGACAAGCTGGAGAGAGACCgactcatcctcttcctcaacaAACTCATCCTCAACAAG AGAAATGTGAAGGATGTGATGGACTCTAACGGAGTGCGTATACTGGTGGATCTGCTGACCCTCGCTCACCTTCACACTAACAGAGCCACGGTGCCGCTGCAG AGTAATGTGTTGGAGGCTTCTCCAGACATGAAGCGCGAGAGCGAGAAGGAGTGGTACTTCGGGAACGCAGATAAAGAGAGGAGAGGGCCTTTCGGCTTTGAGGAG ATGCAGGAGTTCTGGAGCGCTGGGACGCTAACGGCTAAGACCCGCTGCTGGGCTCAGGGCATGGACGGCTGGCGGCCGCTGCAGTCCATCCCTCAGCTGAAGTGGTGTCTGCTGGCCGGAGGACAGGCCGTGATGAACGAGACCGATCTGGCCACGCTCATCCTCAACATGCTGATCACCATGTGCTCCTACTTCCCCAGCCG ggATCAGGACAATGCCATCATCAGACCTCTCCCGAAGGTGAAGAGACTCATCAGTGATAACACCTGTCTGCCACACATCGTCCAG CTGCTCCTGACCTTTGACCCCATCCTGGTGGAGAAGGTGGCTAACCTGCTGTACCTGGTGATGCAGGACAACCCTAACCTGCAGCGTCTCTACCTGAGCGGAGTCTTCTTCTTCATCATGATGTACACCGGCTCAAACGTGCTGCCCGTGGCCCG GTTCCTGAAGTACACTCACCTGAAGCAGGCCTTTAAATCTGAGGAG GCTAAAGGTCTGGACATCGTTCAGAGGAGTGTGTTGGGCTCCATGCTGCCGGAGGCCATGGTGTGTTACCTGGAGAACTACGAGGCCGAGCGCTTCTCCGAGATCTTCCTGGGAGAGTTTGACACGCCTGAAGCCATCTGGAGCAGCGAGATGAG GCGTCTGATGATCGAGAAGATCGCTGCTCATCTGGCAGACTTCAGTCCTCGTCTGCAGAGTAACACTCGTGCTCTCTATCAGTACTGTCCCATTCCTGTGGTCAGCTTCCCTCAGCTGGACAACGAGCTCTTCTGCAACATCTATTACCTGCGGCACCTGTGTGACTCCACACGCTTCCCCGACTGGCCCATACGAGacccg GTGAAGCTGCTGAAGGACACTCTGGACGCCTGGAAGAGAGAGGTGGAGAAGAAGCCGCCTTCCATGTCTGTGGATGACGCCTATGAAGTGCTGAACCTCCCTAAAGGACAGGGACA GCATGAAGAGAGTAAAATAAGGAAAGCTTACTTCAGATTGGCCCAAAAATACCATCCAGACAAAAATCCTGAGGGCAGG gacATGTTTGAGAAGGTCAACAAGGCCTACGAGTTCCTCTGCACCAAATCGGCTCGTATCGTGGACGGTCCTGACCCAGAGAACATCATCCTGATCCTCAAAGCCCAGAGCATCCTGTTCAACAGACACAAGCAGG atCTGGAGCCGTATAAATACGCCGGCTACCCCATGCTAATTAAGACCATCACCCTGGAGACGGGTGACAAGCAGCTGTTCTCCAAGACCTCGGCTCTGTTACCGGCCGCCGCGGAGCTGGCCTTCCACACCGTCAACTGTTCGGCGCTGAACGCGGAGGAGCTGCGGCGGGAGAGCGGCATCGAG GTGTTGATGGAGGCTCTGTCCCGCTGCGTGTCTGTGCTCACCGCCTCCAGCAGACCGGAGGACATGGCAGTGCAG gtgtgtggACACGTCTGTAGGTGCTACAGCGTCGCTGCTCAGTTCGAGGAGTGCAGAGAGAAGATAGTGGAGCTTCCCAACATTATTAGAGATGTTTGTCACATTCTCTACTACAGCAAG GGTCTGCCGCGCTTGGCGTCTCTGGTGGTGGAGTGCGTCAGCTCCTTGGCGGTGGACTTCTTCCTGCAGACGCACCTGTATCAGGCCGGGGTCCTGTGGCACCTGCTGGCGAGCCTCTTCAGCTACGACTACACGCTGGAGGAGAGCGGCGTGCAGGCCAGCCACGACACCAACCAGCAGCAGGTGTGCAACAGTCTGGCCAAGTTGAGCGTGGTGGCCCTCGGGCGGCTGGCGGGGTACAGCGGGGCCCGGAGCCCAGAGGAGAGTCCAGCCGGAGAGCTCAATGGTGGAGGAGCCGCAGCACACCCTCCGGAGAACCCTGCCATCAGGAAGAGTCTGGCTGCCATGCTGACGCCCTACATCTCACGCAGACTGGGCCGCAGCTCGCCCGCAGAG GTGCTGAAGCTGTTGAACAGTAACTCAGAGAACCCGTACTTGATCTGGAACAATGGGACGAGAGCGGAGCTAATGGAGTTCCTAGAGGAGCAGCAGGAGAGCAGCATCAAGAGA ggaGAGTGCGACAAGAGCTTCGGCTCAGAGTTCCTGTTCAGTGAACACAGGAAGGAGCTGATCGTGGGAGAGATCTTCGTTAGGGTTTATAACGAGCAGCCCCTGTTTCCTCTGGAG TATCCGAAAGCGTTCGCGTCGAGTCTCTTGGACTATGTGGGCTCTCAGGCTCAGTATCTGCACACACTGATGGCGATGACGCAGACTAATAAGCTGGAGTCGCAGCAGCACGCTCAGAGACTGCGCTGGGCTGAAATGGCGCTGGAAGCTCTCCGCAACGTCATCAAGAACAACCCAG GCACTGAGACGGAGTGCATCGGTCACTTCAAGCTGCTCTTCTCTCTGCTGAGGGTCCACGGCGCTGGAAGAGTCCAGCAGCTGGCTTTAGAG GTGGTGAATACTGTCACAGTAAACCAGGACTGTGTGGTCAACATTGCTGAGTCTCTGGTTCTGCCCAATCTGCTGGTCCTGCTGCACTCCTTACCCTCCA GTCGTCAGCTGGTGCTGGAGACGCTTTACGCTCTGACCTCCAACACCAAGATCATCACTGAGGCCATgaacagag GTGCGCTGATCTACCTGCTGGATCTGTTCTGTAACTCCACTCATCCTCAGGTGCGCACGCAGACGGCTGATCTCTTCTCCAAGATGACTTCGGACAAGCTGGTGGGACCCAAG GTGCGTCTGACCCTGATGCGCTTCCTGCCGGGCGTATTCATGGACGCCATGCGTGATAACCCCGAGGCGGCGGTGCACATATTCGAGGGAACCCACGAGAACCCTGAGCTGATCTGGAACGACAGCTCGAGAGAAACCGTCTCCACCAGCGTCAGAGAGATGATGCTGGA GCACTTCAAGCAGCAGAAGGACAATCCTGACGTCAGCTGGAAG CTGCCGGAGGATTTCTCTGTGCCGTACGGAGCAGGTCAGGGCGAGCTGGCGGTCGGCGGGGTGTTCCTGAGGATCTACATCGCTCAGCCCGGCTGGGTCCTACGCAAGCCCAGAGAGTTCCTGGTGTCGCTGATGGACACGCTGACCACGCTGCTGGAGAAGAACAACCCGAAC GGTGAGGCTCTGGAGACGGTGACCACCGCAGCCGTGTGTCTCTTCAGCACACAGACACAGCTGGCCGATCAGGTTCCTCCTCTCGGACATCTGCCCCGCGTCCTGACCGCACTCAGCCACAAGAACAACGCCGTGCCCAAGAGTGCCATCCGCCTCATCCACGTGCTCTCAGACAACGAG ctGTGTGTGCGCTCCATGGCTGCGCTGGACACCATCGGGCCGCTGATGACGGGGATGAAGCTCAGGGCTGATATGGCAGCACTGGCCTGTGAGGCTCTGAACCGCATGTTCCAGCAAGAGCAGACCGAACTGGTCGCACAG GCTCTTCGAGTGGATCTGGTGCCGTACCTGCTGAAGCTGTTGGAGGGAGTCGGGTTGGAGACTCTTGAAAACCAATCAGCAACCAAAGCTCAGATCGTCAAAGCACTCAAATCCATGACCCGCAGCCTGCAGTTTGGAGAACAG GTGAATGAGATCCTCTCTCGTTCCACTGTGTGGAGTGCCTTCAAAGACCAGAAACACGACCTCTTCATCTCTGACTCCCAGACCGCAGGTTACCTGACAG GTCCAGGAGTGGCAGGTTATCTGACAGCAGGCAGTGGCTCTACAGTGATGCCGAGTGTCCCGCCGCCCGTAGACAACGACACCGGAGACTCATGA